Proteins encoded by one window of Nostoc sp. ATCC 53789:
- a CDS encoding AMP-binding protein: MQGLQPRTKLSMTAIAMIQALKNTDSHLGLFLRQDRAAESKFLAYCEMYQKIAAYMEYFRAAGVAAGSRVLFPFETTEGVIIAFFALVGLGAIPLSVKPYSMGVVKESYLEFLTKVTTQYQAEFVLEAPSIRSLELSLQRLQLPDTDIQPQESANFATITDTDIAFVQFSFGSTSFPKGIPVTHGKIVAQMQAIANHAQNRPSDATASWLPLYHDMGLVGGLLTTLYLRHNLHLSTPMHFLMNPVEWLSELSEKKIAIAVIPDFAISYCLRRLAITDPEEIANLNLTQLRMVFNGSEPINIDKLHQFLEVLAPYGLQATAIKPCYGMAEAVLMISCCKLEEVPRIVTLANGCKAISVGQALSTFDIRLRTEDGLLCHEGEVGEVELRGGTLVDNYFESERPFYNCDGFFPTGDLGVISEGELFVTGRLNDRFKINGQSYFASDFEHAIESLPFVQPSKVATIQADDRIIILIETKQASVLQQLIDHQRQVSEIVLNQLGIKIPVDNILFIRPGQLEKTSSGKLRRIAIAQAYITGKIMLAKNARNGC; this comes from the coding sequence ATGCAAGGCTTACAACCCAGAACTAAGCTGTCGATGACCGCGATCGCAATGATTCAGGCTCTCAAGAATACTGACTCACACTTGGGCTTGTTCTTAAGACAGGATCGTGCTGCTGAGTCTAAGTTTCTCGCCTATTGTGAGATGTACCAGAAGATTGCAGCCTATATGGAGTACTTTCGGGCTGCGGGTGTGGCAGCTGGCTCAAGAGTTCTGTTTCCTTTTGAAACAACCGAAGGTGTGATTATTGCATTCTTTGCTTTAGTTGGACTGGGAGCAATTCCACTGTCAGTCAAACCCTACAGCATGGGTGTTGTTAAAGAGAGCTACCTGGAATTTTTGACGAAGGTTACAACCCAATATCAAGCTGAATTTGTGTTGGAAGCACCTAGTATTAGAAGTTTAGAATTGAGCCTCCAGCGTCTACAGTTACCAGACACAGATATTCAGCCCCAAGAATCAGCAAATTTTGCAACAATTACAGATACTGATATTGCTTTTGTGCAGTTTTCTTTTGGCTCAACTTCTTTCCCCAAAGGCATTCCAGTCACTCATGGGAAAATTGTGGCACAAATGCAGGCGATCGCTAACCATGCTCAAAATAGACCTAGTGATGCAACTGCAAGTTGGCTGCCACTTTATCATGATATGGGATTAGTCGGTGGTTTGCTCACAACGCTATACCTGAGGCATAACTTGCACCTAAGTACTCCAATGCATTTTTTGATGAATCCTGTGGAGTGGTTGAGCGAACTGTCAGAAAAAAAGATTGCGATCGCAGTTATTCCAGATTTTGCCATTAGCTACTGTCTCCGTCGCTTGGCAATTACCGATCCAGAAGAAATTGCCAACTTAAACTTGACCCAGCTACGAATGGTTTTCAATGGCAGTGAGCCAATTAATATAGACAAACTACATCAGTTCTTGGAAGTGCTTGCACCCTATGGATTGCAAGCTACAGCAATTAAGCCTTGCTATGGCATGGCGGAGGCAGTCCTGATGATTTCCTGCTGTAAGTTAGAAGAGGTTCCCCGGATTGTGACTTTGGCAAATGGCTGCAAAGCTATTTCCGTAGGTCAAGCGTTGAGTACATTTGATATCCGTTTAAGAACTGAAGATGGTCTTTTATGCCATGAGGGTGAAGTTGGTGAAGTTGAACTCAGAGGCGGGACTTTGGTCGATAATTATTTTGAAAGCGAACGCCCTTTTTACAATTGTGATGGTTTTTTCCCTACTGGTGATTTGGGTGTAATTAGCGAGGGTGAGTTGTTCGTCACAGGTCGGCTGAACGATCGCTTCAAAATTAATGGTCAAAGTTATTTTGCGAGTGATTTTGAACATGCCATAGAATCGCTACCGTTTGTACAACCGAGCAAAGTTGCGACAATTCAGGCTGATGACCGCATTATCATCTTGATAGAAACCAAACAGGCCAGTGTTCTTCAGCAATTAATTGACCATCAGCGCCAAGTCAGCGAGATTGTTCTCAACCAGCTGGGTATTAAAATCCCTGTGGACAATATACTCTTCATTCGCCCAGGACAACTAGAAAAAACTAGCAGTGGCAAGTTACGGCGAATAGCGATCGCTCAAGCCTACATCACAGGGAAAATTATGCTTGCTAAAAACGCTAGAAATGGGTGTTAA
- a CDS encoding FAD-dependent oxidoreductase, giving the protein METADVIVIGSGQGGIPLAADFASSGRNVVLFERDALGGSCINYGCTPSKAFLASAHAAGRAGQAAKLGIHAQVEVDFSAVMERVRSIRSQFNQGVKRRLDSAGVRVVCAEAAFTGERIVSGGGMTVQAPIIVINTGTSSTIPDFPGLAGTPYLTNRNFFDLQQIPPRLLVVGGGYIALELGQGMARLGSQTELIVRGDRLLAQEESDVSAVLADAFEQDGIGLHFNVTVQQIDYTNRVFTLTLNNGEVLDGEALLIATGRKPNTQALNSAVTGVELDAQGFIKIDEQFQTTCAGIYAIGDAAKQPAFTHVSWEDYRRLKAILCGEHRTRNDRVLGYAVYTEPQVGRVGMTLEQAHKQGITAREVTLPMAHIARSIEWGHDLGFYRMVIDTQTNLILGATLVGYETAELVHVFLSLMEAKATWQVLEQSVHIHPTYGEALPSLARLLVGDDMPTCPNM; this is encoded by the coding sequence ATGGAAACAGCAGATGTAATTGTGATTGGAAGCGGTCAGGGCGGAATTCCACTTGCAGCTGACTTTGCATCATCAGGTCGAAACGTCGTTCTATTTGAGCGCGATGCATTGGGAGGCAGTTGCATAAACTATGGTTGCACACCTTCTAAAGCCTTTCTAGCCTCTGCCCATGCCGCAGGTCGCGCAGGGCAAGCGGCAAAGTTAGGCATACACGCGCAGGTCGAGGTCGATTTTTCTGCGGTGATGGAGCGTGTACGTAGTATTCGCAGCCAGTTTAACCAGGGTGTCAAACGGCGACTAGACAGTGCAGGGGTTAGAGTCGTCTGCGCTGAAGCTGCTTTTACCGGAGAGAGAATTGTAAGTGGAGGAGGTATGACTGTGCAGGCTCCGATCATCGTCATCAATACAGGGACATCCTCCACCATTCCTGACTTTCCGGGTTTAGCTGGAACGCCTTATCTGACCAACCGAAATTTCTTTGATTTGCAGCAGATTCCGCCCCGGTTGCTCGTGGTCGGCGGTGGCTATATTGCCCTGGAGTTAGGGCAGGGAATGGCACGTTTAGGGAGCCAAACCGAATTGATTGTGCGGGGCGATCGCTTGCTGGCTCAAGAAGAATCCGATGTCAGTGCTGTGCTTGCTGATGCCTTTGAGCAAGACGGAATTGGACTGCATTTCAATGTGACGGTTCAGCAGATTGATTATACCAATCGTGTGTTTACCCTAACGCTGAACAATGGTGAGGTACTGGATGGAGAAGCATTGCTGATTGCGACTGGGCGCAAACCGAATACTCAGGCATTAAATTCTGCGGTGACAGGTGTTGAATTAGATGCACAGGGTTTTATTAAAATCGACGAGCAATTTCAAACGACTTGCGCTGGGATTTATGCGATCGGAGACGCTGCCAAGCAGCCTGCTTTTACGCATGTTTCTTGGGAAGACTATCGTCGCTTGAAAGCTATTCTGTGTGGCGAACACCGGACACGCAACGATCGGGTGTTAGGCTATGCCGTCTACACTGAGCCACAAGTGGGTCGAGTGGGTATGACGCTAGAGCAGGCTCACAAACAGGGCATTACTGCCCGCGAAGTCACCCTGCCAATGGCTCACATTGCCCGTAGCATTGAGTGGGGGCACGATCTGGGTTTCTACCGCATGGTCATCGACACCCAGACGAATTTGATTTTAGGAGCAACGCTGGTTGGTTACGAAACGGCTGAACTGGTGCATGTCTTTTTGTCACTTATGGAAGCTAAAGCAACGTGGCAGGTACTTGAACAATCGGTTCACATTCACCCAACTTACGGTGAGGCATTGCCCAGTCTCGCAAGGCTACTCGTTGGAGATGATATGCCAACCTGTCCCAATATGTAA
- a CDS encoding class I SAM-dependent methyltransferase — MTQKFSEGDADALLAFGRHLHWGYWSDPTKADGSIADFAIAAENLSHLITDVAQIQHGLSILDVGCGFGGTIASLNERFSNMNLVGININNEQLLRAERTVHALPNNHIKFLKADACQLPFSDDSFDVVLAVESIFAFSSREHFFREARRILHLGGRLTICDFIPIQAFYRTWKLIEKATKTLVIRTYGSRPVNFCPLIEYKELAKATGFELVQTENITRNTLPTYPVVNSLMRGEGDEETYRATKGLERLSRRGLLQYMILSFQVSSP, encoded by the coding sequence TTGACACAAAAGTTTTCTGAAGGGGATGCTGATGCATTATTAGCTTTTGGTCGGCATTTACATTGGGGTTATTGGTCTGATCCAACTAAAGCTGATGGTTCAATTGCAGATTTTGCTATAGCAGCAGAGAACTTATCTCATCTTATTACTGACGTTGCACAAATACAACATGGTTTAAGCATTCTTGATGTAGGCTGTGGATTTGGAGGAACAATTGCTAGTCTCAATGAGCGTTTTTCCAATATGAATTTAGTTGGAATAAATATTAACAATGAACAGCTTCTTAGAGCCGAGAGAACAGTACACGCGCTACCGAATAATCATATAAAATTTCTTAAGGCTGATGCTTGCCAATTACCATTTTCCGATGATTCTTTTGATGTAGTTTTGGCAGTTGAGTCTATTTTTGCATTCTCTAGCCGTGAGCATTTCTTTAGGGAAGCAAGGCGAATTTTACATCTAGGAGGAAGATTAACTATTTGTGATTTTATTCCTATCCAGGCTTTTTACCGAACCTGGAAATTAATAGAGAAAGCTACTAAAACTCTTGTTATTCGTACTTATGGCTCTCGTCCAGTTAATTTTTGTCCTCTTATTGAATACAAAGAATTAGCTAAAGCTACAGGTTTTGAGCTAGTTCAAACAGAGAATATTACTCGTAATACTCTACCAACTTACCCAGTAGTTAACTCATTAATGCGGGGAGAAGGAGATGAGGAAACTTACCGAGCAACTAAAGGATTAGAAAGGCTTAGTCGTCGTGGATTACTACAATACATGATCTTATCTTTCCAAGTATCTTCTCCATAG
- a CDS encoding CHAT domain-containing protein, with translation MIKWKYCIKYALLGIIAFSIILSQSSLSLAQSTSKEIHLQQAEVLIQRGKKQLHQDKPTEALKSWREAVKLYRQQNNFEGITKSLVYQNFALNKLGLYSQACTTLLEALKLDAWICNPTILESSESINKQIKTLIHQINPTPVNLIGLQSLGEVLRLTEKLSESEAVLEELLLLVQQIPSNNDSDIILSLGNTKQSIYKRARSEYKWIEEPVFRDTIINLIPQKAQESFKTYQLLESKENSSLGIKLQAQLNHLSLLLDFDEWLKDKSKLGDPYTKVDQDIQPLVKLILQNPSAFSQLSDEQSIQARLKLANSLSKIPDKLLHSIAIQYTLSALEIAKNISSKRLQSKSLGTLGKLNPEESQTYFKKALGLAQSINDVDVLYEWQQQLGDLYQKKGKTEAAIQAYGAAIDSITQIRSNLLSSNLDSQFFFYEKVEPVYRNYMRLLAASPSPNLELIRQTYEQLQVVELEDYLKCGKLDLVALNKIQNLNDTPAIIHIIDLNDSIEVIVQSPSGSPHHHSVDSKLVKPHVNTLLEILQDEKLLYTKQNIITSHYQVLYKELIEPLKKYLPDSGTLIFILDKTFQSLPMNLLHDGKDYLVKRYSFSETLGSRVRIPKPLRQDQMKAFIAALSIPSPSLTDSNAPPGAEALPQAKQEAEDVRKLTNSSLILLDKEFTSSHFRQRISEENFPIVHISTHGQFSSKLIRTGFLAYDRQINIREFDSLLRNKTQTSSDIIELLVLSACQTAKGNKRSALGIAGVAVQAGARSTVATLWLVEANSTVELMEEFYKGLRKGLTKAEALRQAQLALMKNPKYAHPYYWAPFLIVGSWL, from the coding sequence GTGATTAAATGGAAATATTGTATAAAATATGCTCTTTTGGGCATTATAGCTTTTTCAATAATTCTGAGCCAATCATCTCTGTCATTAGCTCAATCCACTAGTAAAGAAATACATCTACAACAAGCTGAAGTACTAATCCAAAGAGGTAAAAAACAATTACATCAAGATAAGCCAACAGAAGCTCTGAAAAGTTGGCGAGAAGCAGTGAAACTTTACCGCCAACAAAACAACTTTGAGGGCATTACAAAAAGCTTAGTTTATCAAAATTTTGCTCTAAATAAATTAGGTTTGTACTCTCAAGCTTGTACAACCCTTTTGGAAGCTTTGAAGTTGGACGCTTGGATCTGTAACCCAACAATATTAGAATCATCTGAATCAATAAATAAACAGATAAAAACACTAATTCATCAGATAAATCCAACGCCAGTAAATCTCATTGGATTACAGAGTTTAGGAGAAGTATTGCGCCTGACTGAAAAATTAAGCGAATCTGAAGCAGTTCTAGAAGAGTTGTTATTACTCGTTCAGCAAATACCTTCAAATAACGATAGCGATATCATATTATCTTTAGGTAATACGAAACAGTCTATCTATAAACGAGCCCGAAGTGAGTATAAGTGGATAGAGGAACCAGTTTTTAGAGACACAATCATAAATCTTATTCCTCAGAAGGCACAAGAATCATTTAAAACATATCAATTACTGGAGAGCAAGGAAAACTCTTCATTAGGTATAAAACTTCAAGCTCAGTTAAACCACTTAAGCTTATTGTTGGACTTTGACGAATGGCTAAAAGATAAATCTAAGCTAGGAGATCCCTACACAAAAGTTGATCAGGATATCCAACCTTTAGTAAAGCTAATACTACAAAATCCCTCAGCATTTTCTCAATTATCAGATGAGCAATCTATTCAAGCTAGATTAAAACTTGCTAATAGCCTCAGCAAGATTCCAGACAAATTGTTGCATTCAATAGCTATTCAGTATACACTATCTGCCTTAGAAATAGCTAAAAATATTAGCAGTAAACGATTACAATCTAAAAGTTTAGGAACTTTGGGTAAGCTAAATCCAGAGGAATCACAAACATATTTTAAAAAAGCTTTGGGTTTAGCTCAGTCAATTAATGATGTGGATGTTCTCTATGAATGGCAACAGCAATTAGGGGATTTATATCAGAAAAAAGGTAAAACTGAAGCAGCTATCCAAGCTTATGGTGCGGCTATTGACAGTATTACGCAAATTCGCAGCAATCTCTTGTCTAGCAATTTAGATTCACAGTTTTTCTTTTACGAAAAAGTAGAGCCTGTATATCGCAATTACATGCGACTACTAGCAGCAAGTCCTTCTCCTAATTTAGAGTTAATACGCCAAACTTACGAACAACTTCAAGTAGTAGAGTTAGAGGATTATCTCAAATGCGGTAAACTCGACCTTGTTGCTTTAAATAAAATTCAAAACTTGAATGACACCCCAGCAATAATTCACATTATTGATTTGAACGATAGCATAGAAGTAATTGTTCAATCTCCAAGCGGCTCCCCTCATCACCACTCCGTTGATTCAAAATTAGTTAAACCTCATGTCAACACCTTGTTAGAAATTCTACAAGATGAAAAACTCCTTTATACTAAGCAAAATATAATTACTTCACATTATCAAGTGCTATATAAAGAGTTAATTGAACCTTTAAAAAAATATTTGCCTGACTCCGGTACATTAATATTTATTTTAGATAAAACTTTTCAAAGTCTGCCCATGAACTTGCTACATGACGGGAAAGATTATTTGGTGAAGCGTTATAGCTTTTCAGAAACTTTGGGTTCTAGAGTCCGAATTCCTAAGCCTTTACGACAAGATCAGATGAAAGCTTTCATCGCTGCTCTGTCTATACCCAGTCCCAGCTTGACAGATTCAAATGCTCCTCCAGGAGCAGAAGCTTTGCCCCAAGCAAAACAAGAAGCAGAAGATGTCAGAAAACTAACCAATTCTTCACTTATTTTATTAGATAAAGAATTTACTAGTTCTCACTTTAGGCAAAGAATAAGTGAAGAAAATTTTCCTATTGTTCACATTAGTACTCATGGACAATTTAGCTCTAAACTTATACGTACAGGATTTTTAGCTTATGATCGACAAATTAATATTAGAGAGTTTGACAGCTTATTAAGAAATAAAACTCAAACTAGCTCCGATATAATTGAGTTGCTAGTTTTAAGCGCCTGTCAAACCGCTAAGGGTAATAAAAGATCAGCTTTAGGAATTGCTGGAGTTGCAGTACAAGCAGGAGCAAGAAGTACAGTAGCAACCTTATGGTTAGTAGAAGCAAACTCCACTGTTGAACTGATGGAAGAATTTTACAAAGGATTAAGAAAAGGTTTAACTAAAGCAGAGGCGTTAAGACAGGCGCAATTAGCATTAATGAAAAATCCTAAATATGCTCATCCTTACTACTGGGCACCCTTTTTAATCGTTGGTAGCTGGTTATAA
- a CDS encoding tetratricopeptide repeat protein — MRISTKIIVLSCLSILLIKDVPLLGSVPLTRVRRNQVRCNPALGRVMNKGDKHFEPGSLVCQGERLEVLNGGYVKFLCLSSGNILDLSSGAIPSDKCTITDTSSSSCNPSNIHVCLIRKGGTGEEDKPTIIYPYTSSLMKTRPDIAWRSVPGATSYKVRVKGYEFEWEKTVDENRITYPPKEKELVFDQAFNISIIAYRKDSAPTADSFVVNLFSEQEIKLVLDIVKQINSLDLPEDEAVLDIDAVYAFRGLLDESLEILNKAVTAGSKNPTIYRVLGERYFEAGLPDEAKRQYLTASELAKKSNNSSEFKKVEEGLKIIDFYNQLPTIKKGAQ; from the coding sequence GTGAGAATTAGTACAAAAATTATTGTATTGTCCTGCTTAAGTATCCTTCTGATTAAAGATGTGCCACTTCTGGGCAGTGTACCTCTTACAAGAGTAAGAAGAAATCAGGTTCGCTGTAACCCGGCACTCGGAAGAGTAATGAATAAAGGAGACAAACATTTTGAGCCAGGAAGTTTGGTTTGTCAAGGAGAGCGATTAGAAGTTTTGAATGGTGGTTATGTAAAATTCTTATGCCTGAGTTCAGGAAATATTTTAGATTTATCAAGTGGAGCTATTCCTTCTGATAAATGTACAATAACTGATACGTCTAGCTCTAGTTGCAATCCAAGTAACATACATGTGTGCTTAATTCGAAAAGGTGGAACAGGAGAAGAGGATAAGCCTACAATTATTTATCCTTATACCAGTTCATTAATGAAAACTCGACCAGACATAGCTTGGCGTTCTGTTCCAGGTGCTACTTCTTATAAAGTGAGAGTAAAAGGGTATGAGTTTGAATGGGAAAAAACTGTAGATGAAAATAGAATTACTTACCCTCCAAAAGAAAAAGAATTAGTATTTGATCAAGCATTCAATATCTCTATTATTGCTTATAGAAAAGATTCTGCTCCCACTGCGGATTCGTTTGTAGTAAACTTATTTTCTGAGCAAGAAATTAAACTGGTTTTAGATATAGTAAAGCAAATCAATTCTCTAGATTTACCTGAAGATGAAGCTGTTCTTGACATAGATGCTGTATATGCATTTAGAGGTTTATTGGATGAAAGCCTTGAAATATTAAATAAGGCAGTCACGGCAGGTAGTAAAAATCCGACCATTTATAGGGTATTAGGTGAGCGCTATTTTGAAGCAGGTTTACCAGACGAAGCTAAACGCCAATATTTGACAGCATCTGAATTAGCGAAAAAAAGTAACAATTCATCTGAGTTTAAAAAAGTAGAAGAGGGGTTAAAAATAATAGATTTTTATAACCAGCTACCAACGATTAAAAAGGGTGCCCAGTAG
- a CDS encoding serine/threonine-protein kinase: MSYCINPKCKQRQNPDDSERCLNCGTELLIDQRFRLIKPLRPLDFRYRTEIFEVVDDKGTRKVMKVLRSQRPKEISLLERETLTLQLFDHPGIPRVIDDLFTVTPNNSYIDLHCLVMQKFDGLNLEQWVEANGMISQALAVDWLTQIVKILDEVHRSGFFHRDIKPSNIIIQPDGQLGLIDFGAVREVTRTYLAKVSGSGGNDMGLGQHEVTVLVTAGFTPLEQINGQAVPQSDFYALGRTLAYLVTGIHVLDLPTDPNTTRLIWRNKARHIEKPFADLLDDLMSPAPAKRPLSTQALLQRLEELPFKSKLHRVITSRSFQLGAVVLAALTFTGLFYVSLPFIANYYLNQAKKAQKENRFIDAKENFQTAINLNSQLSPIVADYFLEQGKKAHKENKLLDAENNFKIAIKYQANLTYSISSFYTDLGFRNKDDPYLARNNYELAIKYNPKDDVAYSNLAVVCQQLQDYNCVSNTYETIFRLKPNKWESHYGLGFFYDGQGKYDLAEKQYKLAIKSSSEAVFAVAALSRLKNKSGDYNTAVTLALQGLTKTENRELQASFYKDLGWARLMQNRLSESQKYLEKAIDLDGQRIDAYCLLSQIQEALGKNDDARISIAACILGKSGLPEVIMWREDLLDRILKK; this comes from the coding sequence GTGAGTTATTGTATCAATCCTAAGTGTAAACAGCGGCAGAATCCTGACGATAGTGAAAGATGCCTTAATTGCGGAACCGAACTGCTAATTGACCAGAGGTTTCGGTTAATTAAGCCATTACGCCCTTTAGACTTCCGTTACAGGACAGAAATTTTTGAAGTAGTGGATGATAAAGGCACTCGTAAAGTTATGAAGGTGTTACGATCGCAAAGACCTAAGGAAATCAGCTTGCTGGAGCGAGAAACACTGACATTGCAGTTATTTGATCATCCTGGTATTCCTAGAGTTATAGACGATTTATTCACTGTTACACCAAACAATAGTTATATAGATTTGCATTGCTTGGTGATGCAGAAATTTGATGGACTGAATTTAGAACAATGGGTGGAAGCTAACGGAATGATATCTCAAGCTTTAGCTGTGGATTGGCTTACACAAATAGTAAAAATTCTTGATGAAGTACACCGGAGTGGTTTTTTTCATAGAGACATTAAACCTTCTAATATAATTATTCAACCTGATGGACAGTTAGGTTTAATTGATTTTGGTGCAGTTCGAGAAGTAACTCGTACATATCTAGCGAAAGTTAGTGGGAGTGGGGGAAATGATATGGGGCTTGGTCAGCATGAAGTTACAGTACTTGTAACGGCTGGCTTTACTCCCCTAGAACAAATCAACGGGCAAGCAGTACCACAATCAGATTTCTATGCCTTAGGGCGAACGCTAGCATATTTAGTAACTGGAATTCATGTACTCGACCTGCCAACAGACCCAAATACAACAAGACTTATCTGGAGAAACAAAGCACGACACATTGAAAAACCCTTTGCAGATTTGCTAGATGATTTGATGTCTCCGGCACCAGCGAAGCGTCCACTATCTACACAAGCTCTTTTGCAGCGTTTGGAGGAATTACCATTTAAATCAAAACTTCATCGTGTAATCACATCGAGATCATTTCAGTTGGGTGCAGTTGTTTTAGCGGCTTTAACTTTTACTGGGTTGTTCTATGTATCACTCCCTTTTATAGCTAATTATTATCTAAATCAAGCTAAAAAAGCTCAAAAAGAAAATCGTTTTATAGATGCTAAAGAAAATTTTCAAACAGCGATTAACTTAAATTCTCAACTATCCCCTATAGTAGCAGATTATTTTTTAGAACAAGGTAAGAAAGCTCACAAAGAAAACAAATTGCTTGATGCTGAAAATAATTTTAAGATAGCAATTAAATACCAAGCTAATTTGACTTATTCAATCTCCAGTTTCTATACTGATCTAGGATTTCGCAACAAGGACGATCCTTATCTTGCTAGGAATAACTATGAGCTAGCCATTAAATATAATCCTAAAGATGATGTTGCCTATAGCAATTTAGCAGTAGTGTGTCAGCAATTGCAAGACTATAATTGCGTGAGTAATACTTATGAAACGATTTTTAGGTTAAAGCCAAATAAATGGGAATCACACTACGGGTTAGGTTTTTTTTATGATGGACAAGGTAAATATGATTTAGCTGAGAAGCAATATAAACTAGCTATTAAAAGTAGTAGTGAAGCTGTATTTGCTGTTGCAGCTTTATCAAGATTGAAGAATAAAAGTGGTGATTATAATACTGCTGTTACTTTAGCTTTACAAGGTTTAACTAAAACTGAGAATAGGGAGTTACAAGCTTCGTTCTACAAAGATTTGGGCTGGGCAAGATTAATGCAAAATAGATTGAGCGAGTCCCAAAAATATTTGGAAAAAGCGATTGATTTAGATGGTCAAAGAATAGATGCTTACTGCCTATTATCTCAAATACAAGAAGCTTTAGGTAAAAATGATGATGCTAGAATTTCTATAGCAGCGTGTATTTTAGGCAAATCTGGTCTGCCCGAAGTTATTATGTGGAGAGAAGATTTACTAGATCGTATTCTAAAAAAGTGA